The sequence GTGGTGCTGCTCGGGGGCGGTCTCATCGGTCTCCTGGTGCTGAACTCCGCCCTCAGCGAAGGATCGTTCCAGCTCGACGACCTGCAGAAGGACACCAAGAGCCTCACCGACGAGGAGCAGGCGCTCCAGCGCGACGTGGACGCCTACTCCGCGCCCGACGCCCTCCAGCGCCGCGCCCGCGAACTGGGCATGGTGCCCGGCGGCGACCCGGCCTTCCTCAACCCCGACGGCACCGTCCGCGGTGTCCCCAGCGCGGCCGCCGAACAGTCGTCCATGTCCGTGATCCGGCCGCCCGAGGTGTTCGCCCCCGCACCGGCCCCGACGCCCGCCGAGCCGCCGACGCCGGCCGGGACACAGCCGGCCAGCGAACCGCCGGCGCTCACCGGGGCGCCGGAACCGGGCACGGAGAGCGTCCCGCAGCCCACGCCGACCTCTACGATTCCCGGCAGGTGACGGAAGTGTCCGACAGGGAACCCCCGCGCCGCAGGGTGCCCGCGCCCGCCCGGTCCGCGAAACCCGCCGCGAAACCCGCCCGCTCCGCGCAGCCCGGCAGCCAGCGGCGCCCCGGACCGGGCGCCCGGCCCGTGCGCCGGCCGGCCCCGCCCCGCGCCAAGGCGCCGCGCGTCATCCGGCTCGGCAGCCCCCGCCCGCGGCTGCGCCTGGTCAGCCTCGCCCTGGCCCTCGTACTGATCGCCTTCGTCGTACGGCTCCTGCAGGTGCAGGCGGTCGACGCGAGCGAGTACACCGCCAAGGCCGAGAAGAACCGCTACCTCAGCCGCACCCTGGCCGCCGCGCGCGGCGGGATCACCGACCGCAACGGCGTCGACCTGGCGATCAGCGTGGACGCGAACGACATCACCGCCGACCCCACGCTCTTCACCCGGAAGGCGACGAAGACCGACGACGCCCCCGAGCAGGCCGCCGCCCTGCTCGGCCCGATCCTCGGCAAGGACACCGGCGAACTCGCCGAGAAGCTCCGCACGAAGAAGACCCGCTACGTCGTGCTCGCCCGCCGCCAGACCCCCCAGGTCTGGACACAGATCAAGGACCTCAAGAGCACCCTCGCCGAGAAGGCCGGCGAGGGCGGGGCGGCGAACATCCTGGCGGGCGTCCTCCAGGAACCCAGCAGCAAGCGGGTCTACCCGAACGGCGACCTCGGCGCCGGGATACTGGGCTGGGTCAACGCCGACGGCAAGGGCGGCGGCGGCATCGAGCAGCAGCTCAACGGCGACCTGTCCGGCAAGGACGGCGAGATCCGCTACGCCCAGTCCGGCGGCCGGCAGGTACCGACCGCCGGTTCCACCGAGAAGCCCGCGGTGGCCGGGGCCGAGGTGGAGCTGACCATCGACCGTGACATCCAGTGGGCCGCGCAGAACGCCATCGCCACCCAGGTCGAGAAGTCCAAGGCGGACCGCGGGTACGTCATAGTGCAGGACAACAGGACCGGCGAGATCCTCGCGATGGCCAACTCGCCCGGCTTCGACCCGAACGACCTGTCCAAGGCCGACGGGGGCGCCCTGCACAACTGGAGTCTGGAGGACGCCTACGAGCCCGGCTCCACCGCCAAGGTGATGTCGATGGCCGCCGTCCTGGAGGAGGGCGCCGCAACCCCCGCGACACACGTGACCGTGCCCAACCGGCTGCACCGCGGCGACCGGCTCTTCAAGGACGACATCGACCACCCGACCTGGTACCTGACGCTCAACGGCGTCCTCGCCAAGTCCAGCAACATCGGCACCATCCTGGCGACCGGACAGCTCGGCAAGACGCAGCAGGAGGCCAACCGGGTCCTCTACTCCTACCTGCGCAAGTTCGGCATCGGCGGCTACACCGGGCTCGATTTCCCCGGCGAGACCAAGGGCATCCTCGCGCCCGCCGACCAGTGGTCGACCTCCCAGCAGTACACGATCCCTTTCGGCCAGGGCGTCTCCATCAACGCGATGCAGGCCGCCTCCGTCTACTCGACGATCGCCAACGGCGGCGTACGGGTGGAACCGACACTCGTCCGCGGCACCAAGGGAGCCGACGGACGCTTCACCCCGGCCGCCGCGGCCAGGAAGACAAGGGTCGTCAGCGAGAAGACGGCGAAAACCCTGGCACACATGCTGGAGTCCGTCGTGGACGACCAGGAGGGCACCGGCGCCAAGGCGCGCATCCCCGGCTACCGCGTCGCGGGCAAGACCGGCACGGCCAACCGCGTGGATCCGGCCACCGGCCGCTACCGCGGCTACACCTCGTCCTTCGCGGGATTCGCACCCGCGGACAACCCCCGCGTCACCGTGTACTGCGCCATCCAGAACGCCACCAAGGGCAGCTACTTCGGCGGTCAGATCTGCGGGCCCGTCTACAAGGAGGTCCTGGAGTTCGCCCTGAAGACCCTCCAGGTGCCGCCCACCGGGCACACGTCCGCCAGACTCCCCGTCACCTTCACGCCCTGACCGGCACAGCTCACGCCCGTATCCGTACCGGCGTCCGTACCGACATCCGCACCGACCGGAACACCCCGCGCACCGCCCGGAACACCGATCAGGAACCAGCTCGTGACAACGATCACTCCCGACCCCGGCAACGACGGCTCGACGCCCGTCCCGCCACGCCCCTCGCTTCGCTCCGGCGGGGGTGTGCCCGGTACGCTCACCGCCGTGCCACACGCCGATCAGTCCCAAACCACCCAGAAGGGCGTCCCTGTGACATATCCGGGGCCGCCGCGACCGGTTCAGAACTCCGCCACACCCCTCGCGGAGCTGGCCGATCAGTTGGGTGTCGACCACCCGAAGGGCGCCGCGGACGCCGCGGGCGCCCCGAGCGCCGCCGAGGTCACGGGCATCACCCATGACTCCCGCGCCGTCCGGCCGGGCGACATCTACGCCGCGCTGCCCGGCGCCCGGATGCACGGCGCCGACTTCGTGACGCAGGCCGCAGGACTCGGCGCCGTCGCCGTGCTGACCGACCCGACGGGAGCCGACCGCGCCCGGGCCACCGGTCTGCCGGTCCTCGTCGTCGACGACCCGCGCGGGACGATGGGCGAGCTGGCCGCCTCGATCTACGGCCACCCGGGCCCCGACCTGCTGCAGATCGGCATCACCGGCACCTCCGGCAAGACCACCACGGCGTACCTCGTCGAGGGCGGTCTGAAGACGGTCCGCAGGACCGGGCTCATCGGCACCGTGGAGATGCGCATCGGCGACGAGCGCATCAAGTCGGAGCGCACGACCCCCGAGGCCACCGACCTCCAGGCGCTGTTCGCCGTCATGCGCGAGCGCGGTGTCGAGGCGGTCGCCATGGAGGTCTCCAGCCACGCCCTGGTCCTCGGCCGGGTCGACGGCTGCGTCTTCGACATCGCGGTCTTCACCAACCTCAGCCCGGAACACATGGAGTTCCACTCCGACATGGAGGACTACTTCCGGGCCAAGGCGCAGCTGTTCACACCGGAGCGCAGCAGGCTCGGCGTCGTCAACCTCGACGACGAATACGGACGCAGGCTCGTCAAGGAGGCCGGCGTCCCCGTGGTGACGTTCTCCGCGGAGGGACACCCCGACGCCGACTGGCGCGCCGAGGACGTCCGGGTGGGCCCGATGGACTCCGTCTTCGTCGCGGTCGGACCCGAGGGCGAGCGGATCACCGCCAAGTCGCCGCTCGCGGGCCCCTTCAACGTGGCCAACACGCTCGCCGCCGTCGTCGCCCTCGCCGTTGCCGGGATCGACCCGCAGACCGCCGCGGACGGTATCGCCGCCGTGCCGGGCGTGCCGGGCCGCCTGGAGCGCGTGGACGCCGGACAGCCCTACCTCGCCGTCGTCGACTACGCGCACAAGACGGACGCCGTCGAATCCGTCCTGCGGGCCCTGCGCAAGGTC is a genomic window of Streptomyces sp. NBC_00414 containing:
- a CDS encoding FtsB family cell division protein, with translation MNKKPELRGRAARLARLFPTGSGQAARTPFVLLVVVLLGGGLIGLLVLNSALSEGSFQLDDLQKDTKSLTDEEQALQRDVDAYSAPDALQRRARELGMVPGGDPAFLNPDGTVRGVPSAAAEQSSMSVIRPPEVFAPAPAPTPAEPPTPAGTQPASEPPALTGAPEPGTESVPQPTPTSTIPGR
- a CDS encoding peptidoglycan D,D-transpeptidase FtsI family protein, coding for MSDREPPRRRVPAPARSAKPAAKPARSAQPGSQRRPGPGARPVRRPAPPRAKAPRVIRLGSPRPRLRLVSLALALVLIAFVVRLLQVQAVDASEYTAKAEKNRYLSRTLAAARGGITDRNGVDLAISVDANDITADPTLFTRKATKTDDAPEQAAALLGPILGKDTGELAEKLRTKKTRYVVLARRQTPQVWTQIKDLKSTLAEKAGEGGAANILAGVLQEPSSKRVYPNGDLGAGILGWVNADGKGGGGIEQQLNGDLSGKDGEIRYAQSGGRQVPTAGSTEKPAVAGAEVELTIDRDIQWAAQNAIATQVEKSKADRGYVIVQDNRTGEILAMANSPGFDPNDLSKADGGALHNWSLEDAYEPGSTAKVMSMAAVLEEGAATPATHVTVPNRLHRGDRLFKDDIDHPTWYLTLNGVLAKSSNIGTILATGQLGKTQQEANRVLYSYLRKFGIGGYTGLDFPGETKGILAPADQWSTSQQYTIPFGQGVSINAMQAASVYSTIANGGVRVEPTLVRGTKGADGRFTPAAAARKTRVVSEKTAKTLAHMLESVVDDQEGTGAKARIPGYRVAGKTGTANRVDPATGRYRGYTSSFAGFAPADNPRVTVYCAIQNATKGSYFGGQICGPVYKEVLEFALKTLQVPPTGHTSARLPVTFTP
- a CDS encoding UDP-N-acetylmuramoyl-L-alanyl-D-glutamate--2,6-diaminopimelate ligase codes for the protein MTTITPDPGNDGSTPVPPRPSLRSGGGVPGTLTAVPHADQSQTTQKGVPVTYPGPPRPVQNSATPLAELADQLGVDHPKGAADAAGAPSAAEVTGITHDSRAVRPGDIYAALPGARMHGADFVTQAAGLGAVAVLTDPTGADRARATGLPVLVVDDPRGTMGELAASIYGHPGPDLLQIGITGTSGKTTTAYLVEGGLKTVRRTGLIGTVEMRIGDERIKSERTTPEATDLQALFAVMRERGVEAVAMEVSSHALVLGRVDGCVFDIAVFTNLSPEHMEFHSDMEDYFRAKAQLFTPERSRLGVVNLDDEYGRRLVKEAGVPVVTFSAEGHPDADWRAEDVRVGPMDSVFVAVGPEGERITAKSPLAGPFNVANTLAAVVALAVAGIDPQTAADGIAAVPGVPGRLERVDAGQPYLAVVDYAHKTDAVESVLRALRKVTEGKLHIVLGCGGDRDKTKRMPMGAAAARLSDTAVLTSDNPRGEDPLAILATMLAGAAEVPAHERGEVQVFEERAAAIAAAVARAQPGDTVLIAGKGHEQGQDIAGVIRPFDDRQVLRAAIQKTQG